One Chloroherpetonaceae bacterium DNA segment encodes these proteins:
- a CDS encoding DUF2721 domain-containing protein gives MESLINAQPFTYATPALLFPALSLLMLAYTNRFLALAALIRNLKAAYHDKPNDALRLQIINLRKRTELIKNMQAFGSLSIFFCTLSISALFFQNALISKILFSISLLFMLISLALSLREILISTEALRLALDECEE, from the coding sequence ATGGAGTCACTTATCAACGCGCAACCCTTTACTTATGCCACTCCCGCCTTGCTGTTCCCGGCACTTTCGCTCTTAATGCTTGCATACACCAACCGATTTCTCGCCTTAGCCGCATTGATTCGCAATCTGAAAGCCGCGTATCACGATAAGCCCAATGATGCGTTAAGACTTCAAATTATTAACCTAAGAAAACGCACTGAATTAATTAAGAACATGCAAGCCTTTGGTTCTCTTTCGATTTTCTTTTGCACGCTTTCGATTTCTGCGCTTTTTTTTCAAAATGCCTTAATTTCAAAAATCCTTTTCTCCATTAGCCTGCTTTTCATGCTGATTTCACTTGCACTTTCACTTCGAGAAATCTTGATTTCAACCGAAGCGCTTCGTTTAGCGCTTGATGAATGTGAAGAATAA
- a CDS encoding glycosyltransferase family 87 protein, with protein sequence MTAVKSSFKAKALQLLLFPQWLIIAMVLLCTLAAAQKVMLGDINNYLIFKTSFEHLLAGKDLYLLHPEDHFDYYKYSPLFALLMAPFSLLPVALGASLWGALNAALPLWALHRLGNDYDIETKKRSLLMLVLFLELLTSVQNMQSNGILLGMMIWGGFEIGLTREKQAASPGFISGTGILVLAAFIKPFAAAMGVIAILSRRLGGAVITGIIFFVGLFLLPLVILPWESLLTQYASWLNLLRWDNQESSGISFIGLMKTAFGFELNNTVVQAIAALILVIPFIYLLFVLQKETQQGKDNEKSENTLVEKNGEWLREFQLLSIASVLVWVVIFNHKAESPTFVIALAGIYLYALWSKMGVHDSLKKILIWGTFIMSTLSSTDLFPEPLRVFWKENNLKVVPCLIGWVFIEWARYKTLLKLTSEANT encoded by the coding sequence ATGACGGCAGTGAAATCTTCGTTCAAAGCAAAAGCATTGCAGTTACTCCTGTTCCCGCAGTGGCTCATCATTGCAATGGTATTACTCTGTACGCTTGCCGCCGCTCAAAAAGTAATGTTGGGAGATATCAATAACTACCTCATCTTTAAAACATCATTTGAACATTTATTGGCGGGGAAAGACCTTTATCTCCTTCATCCCGAAGATCACTTTGATTATTACAAATACTCCCCGCTCTTCGCACTCTTGATGGCCCCCTTTTCACTGTTGCCCGTAGCACTGGGCGCATCGCTTTGGGGAGCGCTCAATGCAGCGTTGCCACTTTGGGCGTTGCACCGTCTCGGAAACGACTATGATATTGAAACAAAGAAAAGGTCTCTCTTGATGCTTGTTCTCTTTTTAGAACTTTTGACTTCGGTTCAAAACATGCAGAGCAATGGAATTCTTTTAGGAATGATGATATGGGGCGGTTTTGAAATTGGGCTTACGAGGGAAAAGCAAGCGGCGAGTCCTGGCTTTATTTCCGGGACGGGAATACTTGTTCTTGCAGCATTCATAAAGCCTTTTGCCGCTGCAATGGGCGTTATAGCGATTCTTTCGCGGCGATTGGGAGGAGCCGTGATAACGGGTATAATCTTTTTTGTGGGTTTGTTTCTTTTGCCTCTCGTCATCTTGCCGTGGGAGTCGCTCTTAACCCAATATGCAAGTTGGCTGAATTTACTCAGATGGGATAATCAAGAAAGCAGCGGCATTTCATTCATTGGGTTGATGAAAACCGCGTTCGGATTCGAATTGAACAACACGGTTGTTCAAGCCATTGCGGCATTGATTCTCGTCATTCCATTTATTTATTTGCTTTTTGTCCTGCAAAAAGAAACTCAGCAAGGGAAGGATAATGAAAAGAGTGAAAATACATTGGTTGAAAAAAATGGCGAGTGGCTTCGTGAGTTTCAATTGCTTTCAATCGCTTCAGTTTTGGTATGGGTTGTCATCTTTAACCACAAGGCGGAATCGCCAACTTTTGTGATTGCGCTTGCAGGCATCTACCTCTATGCACTTTGGAGCAAAATGGGTGTTCATGATTCGCTTAAAAAAATACTGATATGGGGCACCTTTATAATGAGTACACTGTCTTCAACGGATTTATTTCCCGAACCTTTACGGGTTTTTTGGAAAGAAAATAATTTGAAAGTTGTGCCGTGCTTGATTGGGTGGGTATTTATTGAATGGGCGCGGTATAAAACGCTCTTAAAATTGACATCAGAAGCAAATACATAA
- the bchD gene encoding magnesium chelatase ATPase subunit D: MLAFHEVVGLELAKKALLLLAVDPALGGVILPAKVGSGKSILARAFSKLLPKGTPFIELPVGVTEDRLLGGFNLEAALKTGKKIIEKGLLAKANEGVLYVDALNLMDSGTTAHVIDALSRGAVVIEREGMSDKHESKFSLIGTFNPDEGEVRMGLLDRVGLIVPFMPDSTGEARKAVLDAVLLEDARGGAEEEELADELKMLSAVIDSARADLAGVRIRDEQIQGLVQTALALGIEGNRADVFAVRAAVASAALASRMEVDDEDLKLAAKLVLMPRATVIPSEETQTPPEEKQREEQQQSENDSNENESNEDDINEETPPSQSPEEIQELLMDAVETELPENVLSLPFIAQRRGKTGSRGIALNNKRGKYVRSEQGELGNGKLALVPTLIAAMPFQKSRRSAAAMKKNVRTAKIQGRLFVAKDDIRIKKFRDKAGTLFIFIVDASGSMALNRMRQAKGAVAHLLQNAYIHRDQVALIAFRGKAAEMLLPPSQSVERAKRELDTLPTGGGTPLASALYNGYTVAKQAQGRGITQTTLVLITDGRGNVGMTPLEPQSESEAFKKEALKKEIQSVSALIASERIGAVVIDTQANYLSRGEAATLAKFLNGKYVYLPNAKAEQIANVALS; this comes from the coding sequence ATGCTGGCATTTCATGAAGTGGTTGGTCTGGAACTGGCCAAAAAAGCGTTGCTGCTGCTTGCAGTTGACCCCGCGCTTGGCGGTGTAATTTTGCCGGCAAAAGTAGGATCAGGTAAATCGATTTTAGCGCGTGCATTTTCAAAACTTCTGCCAAAAGGCACGCCTTTTATTGAACTTCCGGTGGGCGTTACAGAAGACCGGCTTCTTGGCGGCTTTAACCTAGAAGCCGCTCTAAAAACCGGAAAAAAAATTATTGAAAAAGGACTTTTGGCCAAAGCCAATGAAGGCGTTTTGTATGTCGATGCCTTAAACCTGATGGATAGCGGCACTACCGCTCATGTGATTGATGCACTCTCTCGCGGTGCGGTGGTTATTGAGCGTGAAGGAATGAGTGACAAGCATGAGTCGAAGTTTTCGCTTATTGGAACCTTCAACCCCGATGAAGGCGAGGTGCGGATGGGGCTTTTGGATCGTGTTGGATTAATCGTGCCATTTATGCCCGATTCAACAGGTGAAGCGCGCAAAGCGGTTCTTGACGCCGTGCTCTTGGAAGACGCTCGCGGAGGTGCAGAGGAAGAAGAGTTAGCGGATGAATTGAAAATGCTTTCTGCAGTTATTGATTCAGCAAGAGCCGATTTGGCAGGCGTTCGAATTCGAGATGAGCAAATTCAAGGGTTGGTGCAAACGGCTTTGGCATTGGGAATTGAAGGAAATCGTGCCGATGTTTTTGCAGTAAGAGCCGCGGTGGCTTCGGCAGCCTTGGCTTCACGAATGGAAGTGGATGATGAAGATTTGAAACTCGCGGCAAAATTGGTGCTCATGCCACGCGCAACGGTTATTCCTTCAGAAGAAACCCAAACCCCACCCGAAGAAAAGCAGCGGGAAGAGCAACAACAATCGGAAAACGATTCAAATGAAAATGAATCGAATGAGGATGATATAAATGAAGAAACCCCGCCGTCGCAATCGCCCGAAGAAATTCAAGAACTTTTGATGGATGCTGTAGAAACCGAACTTCCCGAAAACGTGCTTTCATTACCTTTTATTGCGCAACGGCGGGGTAAAACGGGCAGCCGTGGAATTGCACTGAACAACAAGCGAGGCAAGTATGTCCGCTCCGAGCAAGGCGAATTGGGCAATGGGAAATTGGCCTTGGTACCCACGTTGATTGCCGCGATGCCTTTTCAGAAAAGCCGACGAAGTGCCGCAGCAATGAAGAAGAACGTTCGCACGGCAAAGATTCAAGGACGATTGTTTGTGGCAAAAGATGATATCCGAATCAAAAAATTCAGAGACAAAGCCGGAACACTCTTCATTTTTATTGTGGATGCTTCAGGCTCGATGGCGCTAAACCGTATGCGTCAGGCCAAAGGCGCCGTCGCGCATTTGCTTCAAAATGCCTACATCCACCGCGATCAAGTGGCGCTCATCGCCTTTCGCGGGAAAGCGGCGGAAATGCTTCTCCCGCCATCGCAAAGTGTGGAGCGGGCAAAAAGAGAATTAGACACCTTGCCCACAGGCGGTGGAACGCCCCTTGCCTCGGCACTTTACAACGGTTATACCGTGGCAAAGCAAGCACAAGGTCGGGGAATAACTCAAACGACATTGGTTCTTATTACCGATGGGCGTGGGAATGTGGGAATGACTCCTCTCGAACCGCAATCGGAGAGTGAAGCGTTTAAAAAGGAAGCGTTAAAAAAAGAAATACAAAGCGTTTCAGCTCTTATTGCTTCGGAGCGAATCGGGGCGGTGGTCATCGATACCCAAGCCAATTATCTCTCACGCGGTGAAGCAGCAACGCTTGCAAAGTTTTTGAACGGCAAGTATGTCTATCTACCCAATGCCAAAGCCGAGCAAATTGCTAACGTAGCACTAAGCTGA
- a CDS encoding TonB family protein: MRRLSVKFWGEYPLRILFGFSAFLIFHSVLCVSQTIAQNQGRLMGRVIDEGGVPLAGATLYINGTATQAAITNAQGYYTFLSLPEGSYKMRVFKRGLPAKENIEVSVNSGATTRADFRLGANTETQVAEVKQTPSVSAKPKPSETKASESKQVASNSPTTPKQAAVAPSIPKVAQPEKQVQNKEDEELERLTQENLAADDLEIEATIDEQADIVGGISAIYSKIKYPDMARQQRLEGKVVARVFIDKTGSVIKVDFLKALNPVLDNEVFRVLTEETKFTPAKAGGKDMPATLVIPFNFKSN; this comes from the coding sequence ATGAGAAGACTATCCGTTAAATTTTGGGGAGAGTATCCTTTAAGAATTTTATTTGGGTTTTCCGCATTTTTAATTTTTCATTCGGTTTTGTGTGTTTCTCAGACGATTGCACAGAATCAAGGACGATTAATGGGGAGAGTGATTGACGAAGGCGGTGTCCCTCTCGCAGGAGCAACCCTTTATATAAACGGTACAGCAACACAAGCGGCTATTACAAACGCGCAAGGATATTATACCTTTCTCAGTTTACCGGAAGGGAGTTATAAAATGCGTGTTTTCAAACGAGGCTTGCCCGCTAAGGAAAACATTGAAGTATCTGTGAATTCGGGAGCAACCACTAGAGCGGATTTTAGATTAGGCGCAAACACAGAAACTCAGGTTGCTGAAGTTAAACAAACGCCATCAGTAAGTGCAAAACCGAAACCCTCAGAAACAAAAGCAAGCGAATCTAAACAAGTAGCGTCAAATTCGCCGACAACGCCAAAACAAGCAGCAGTAGCACCATCGATTCCAAAAGTAGCCCAACCTGAAAAACAGGTACAGAATAAAGAAGATGAAGAACTCGAACGCCTAACCCAAGAAAACTTGGCCGCCGATGATTTAGAAATCGAAGCCACCATTGATGAGCAAGCTGATATTGTGGGCGGTATCAGTGCCATTTATTCAAAAATCAAATATCCCGATATGGCGCGTCAGCAAAGGCTTGAGGGGAAAGTGGTTGCTCGGGTCTTTATTGATAAAACCGGTTCAGTGATCAAAGTTGATTTTCTGAAAGCCTTGAATCCGGTGCTTGACAATGAAGTATTTCGAGTGTTGACAGAAGAAACAAAGTTTACGCCCGCAAAAGCAGGGGGAAAGGATATGCCTGCTACGCTTGTGATTCCATTTAACTTCAAATCAAATTGA